In Cydia pomonella isolate Wapato2018A chromosome 27, ilCydPomo1, whole genome shotgun sequence, a single genomic region encodes these proteins:
- the LOC133532558 gene encoding uncharacterized protein LOC133532558, producing MAKSRVSPLRPLTIPKMELNGSLLAAHLVEKVRTSFRLQINRCTYWCDSTIVLGWIKSSKNYMLKPYVNNRIQEILQRTKPSEWHYVPTNMNPADIGSRGATPAQLEVCPLWWTGPTFLLGDESSWPAQPNYAKESELPEFKAQCTLITQKDDYSSYISDFIQRFSNWNKLLRVVAYVQRFIHNYMHPNNKLVGHLKIHELHSSLNALCRFAQRETFLKEYDILKRNNKLPVKNQLNELNPFFNAEDALIRVGGRLSNSFYHFDTKHPILLHSSHHVTILLFRYYHMLLLHGGPQLLLASSRHKIWVIGGRNLARKTVQKCVKCCRFSGKVRQPRMGDLPEPRVHAEYPFFSTAVDYAGPVMILNRKGRGSKLIKAYLCIFVCLAVKAVHIELVTDLTSETFMAALHRFIARRGKPAHIYSDNGRCFVGACTELSRFLKQSSNQISSDASKISIKFHFSPAYSPHFNGLAESAVRSVKHHLKRIISGTNLTYEELNTVLIMTEAILNGRPLTPLSSNPSDLSALTPSYFLIGRTDTLLPSPQAPESAAICTLSRYMRVQRLKAHFWYRFYNEYISELQKRHKWTKDGGQLKLGEMVLVKDDRLPPNQWLLGRVTQLYPGTDGISRVADVLTMSGTVRRAFNRLCPLPVEDKSSVPGGPIC from the coding sequence ATGGCAAAGAGCCGCGTAAGTCCTCTGAGGCCTTTAACTATTCCTAAAATGGAACTGAATGGTTCCCTTCTAGCCGCTCATTTGGTGGAAAAGGTTAGAACATCGTTTAGGCTACAGATCAATCGTTGTACTTACTGGTGCGATTCAACAATTGTTTTAGGGTGGATAAAATCATCTAAAAACTATATGCTTAAACCTTATGTCAATAACAGAATTCAAGAAATTTTGCAAAGGACTAAACCATCAGAATGGCATTACGTACCCACCAACATGAATCCAGCAGACATAGGATCTCGGGGTGCAACTCCGGCACAGTTAGAAGTATGTCCTTTATGGTGGACAGGACCTACATTCTTATTAGGAGACGAATCGTCATGGCCCGCCCAACCAAATTACGCTAAAGAAAGCGAATTGCCTGAATTCAAAGCTCAGTGCACATTAATTACCCAAAAAGATGATTATTCCAGCTACATCTCTGATTTTATTCAAAGGTTTTCAAATTGGAATAAATTACTGCGCGTCGTAGCCTATGTTCAACGTTTTATACACAATTACATGCATCCAAACAATAAACTCGTTGGGCACTTAAAAATTCACGAGCTTCATTCTTCGTTAAATGCTTTATGCAGATTTGCCCAACGTGAAACATTTCTGAAGGAATACGATATATTAAAACGCAACAATAAGTTGCCTGTTAAAAACCAACTTAATGAGTTGAACCCGTTTTTTAATGCCGAAGACGCTCTTATAAGGGTAGGAGGTAGGTTGTCAAACtcattttaccattttgacACAAAACACCCTATATTACTCCATTCATCACATCACGTCACAATCTTACTTTTCAGATATTACCACATGTTATTATTGCACGGTGGACCACAGCTCCTACTAGCCAGCTCTCGCCACAAAATATGGGTTATTGGTGGTAGAAATTTGGCTAGAAAAACTGTGCAAAAATGTgtaaaatgctgtcgtttttcCGGTAAGGTTAGACAGCCAAGGATGGGTGATCTTCCTGAACCTCGGGTTCATGCAGAATATCCCTTTTTTAGCACGGCTGTTGACTATGCTGGCCCAGTAATGATATTGAACCGAAAAGGTAGAGGTAGCAAGTTAATCAAAGCTTACTTATGCATTTTCGTTTGCCTTGCCGTAAAGGCTGTTCACATCGAACTTGTGACTGATCTGACCAGTGAAACATTCATGGCCGCCCTGCACCGATTCATAGCCCGCAGAGGAAAACCTGCACATATTTACTCTGATAACGGTCGTTGTTTTGTGGGAGCCTGCACTGAATTATCTCGATTCCTTAAACAAAGTTCAAATCAAATAAGTTCTGATGcatcaaaaatatcaataaaattccACTTCTCACCTGCTTATAGTCCCCATTTTAATGGTTTAGCGGAGAGTGCAGTTCGGTCAGTCAAACATCATTTAAAGCGAATTATTTCTGGTACCAACTTAACCTATGAAGAACTGAATACCGTTTTAATTATGACCGAGGCAATTTTAAACGGAAGACCCCTCACTCCTTTATCTTCAAATCCTTCGGATCTTTCAGCCCTCACTCCGTCATATTTTTTGATCGGACGAACAGACACGTTGCTCCCATCTCCCCAGGCCCCTGAATCTGCTGCCATCTGCACCTTGTCACGTTACATGCGAGTTCAACGACTAAAGGCCCACTTTTGGTATCGATTTTACAATGAATACATTTCAGAGCTCCAAAAACGTCACAAATGGACCAAAGATGGAGGACAACTCAAATTAGGAGAAATGGTGCTTGTCAAGGACGACCGACTGCCTCCAAACCAATGGTTACTGGGTCGAGTAACACAACTTTATCCCGGCACTGATGGAATATCCCGAGTGGCCGATGTACTCACCATGTCTGGAACTGTCCGGCGCGCCTTCAATCGCCTATGCCCATTGCCAGTAGAAGACAAGAGCTCGGTTCCTGGGGGGCCAATATGTTAA